From one Pseudomonas sp. B21-048 genomic stretch:
- a CDS encoding DUF1652 domain-containing protein, with amino-acid sequence MNKGSFSKVTFPNACQLMRWHFHPMGFEATMDAPGSMVARLFDRASGETMIAIAGIPCATVMNAADVERIIEAVEDELEAFIPLQALRSYA; translated from the coding sequence ATGAATAAAGGGTCCTTCAGCAAAGTCACTTTTCCAAATGCCTGCCAGCTGATGCGCTGGCATTTTCATCCCATGGGTTTCGAAGCGACCATGGATGCACCGGGCAGTATGGTTGCCCGATTGTTTGACCGCGCCAGTGGCGAAACCATGATCGCCATTGCCGGCATTCCTTGCGCAACGGTCATGAATGCAGCAGATGTAGAACGAATCATCGAGGCCGTGGAGGATGAGCTGGAGGCATTCATTCCGCTGCAGGCTCTCAGAAGTTATGCCTGA
- a CDS encoding YgdI/YgdR family lipoprotein, producing MNIKILGLPLVIAAFLALTGCSTPTVVTLQNGTQYLTKDMPNTKTKDGFYEFEDISGAKVKVRGDDVATVRKED from the coding sequence ATGAATATCAAGATTCTGGGCTTGCCCCTGGTGATAGCGGCCTTCCTGGCGCTGACCGGTTGCTCGACGCCAACGGTAGTGACCTTGCAGAACGGCACCCAGTATTTGACCAAGGACATGCCGAACACCAAAACCAAGGACGGTTTCTATGAGTTCGAAGATATTTCCGGAGCGAAGGTGAAAGTCCGGGGCGATGACGTGGCCACGGTTCGCAAGGAAGACTGA
- a CDS encoding VRR-NUC domain-containing protein, which produces MALLPVIVNPLDDPFYYLNNFMQVLDWLEHRYADVLSIEEQGFIHDFNRLPRESQALLVRLVMRKGVHFRAGKLSYVEIGDIDSAAAPLLTSGWIDEQSPLHIEDLFEVLLKAEILQCFGSAIDQPKGKKTDWLPTLSEQFPEAQSFAQWCPALNERLFSLTVMGLCDRLRLMFFGNLYQDWSEFVLADLGIFTYEKVEFCAESRGLRSREDVDACLFLHSCQQRFEAGEDVATIVEQINGLQLDNPWLQRRRGKLLFQIGQHCERIADFSTALSLYRECAYPGARLRLIRVLERCAEYQRAMDLAAHAEQAPESAAEHQHLSRVLPRLRRKLGGPPIKRPAPRAMQRLELQLPRHDPALSVESYVQAHLAEESAPVHYVENSLINSLFGLLCWPAIFAPLPGAFFHPFQRGPVDLLNEDFHARRADLFQACLAELDDGRYVHTVRERYSAKWGVQSPFVFWGVLSEELLEQALDCLPAEHLKHWFNRLLLDIKANRAGMPDLIQFWLQHKTYRMIEVKGPGDRLQDNQLRWLEFCHEHQMPIAVCYVQWAEQSA; this is translated from the coding sequence ATGGCCCTTTTGCCCGTGATTGTAAATCCTCTCGATGACCCGTTCTATTACTTGAACAACTTCATGCAAGTGCTTGATTGGCTTGAACATCGTTATGCCGATGTATTGAGCATCGAGGAGCAGGGTTTCATCCACGACTTCAATCGACTGCCCCGTGAGTCCCAAGCCCTGCTGGTCAGACTGGTGATGCGCAAGGGCGTGCATTTCAGGGCCGGCAAACTGAGTTACGTCGAGATCGGCGACATCGACAGCGCTGCGGCGCCGCTGCTGACATCGGGCTGGATCGATGAGCAGTCGCCATTGCACATCGAGGACTTGTTCGAGGTGTTGCTCAAGGCCGAGATTCTGCAGTGCTTTGGCAGCGCCATCGATCAGCCCAAGGGCAAAAAGACCGATTGGCTGCCGACCCTGAGCGAGCAGTTTCCCGAAGCGCAAAGTTTTGCCCAATGGTGTCCGGCATTGAATGAGCGGTTGTTCAGCCTGACCGTCATGGGCCTGTGTGATCGGCTGCGGCTGATGTTCTTTGGCAACCTTTACCAGGACTGGTCGGAGTTCGTGCTGGCCGACCTGGGCATCTTTACCTACGAAAAAGTCGAGTTCTGCGCCGAGTCCCGAGGGTTGCGCAGTCGCGAGGACGTCGATGCCTGCCTGTTTCTGCACAGCTGTCAGCAGCGTTTCGAAGCCGGTGAGGACGTGGCGACGATTGTCGAGCAGATCAACGGGCTGCAGCTCGACAATCCCTGGCTGCAAAGACGTCGCGGCAAACTGCTGTTTCAGATTGGTCAGCACTGCGAACGCATCGCGGATTTTTCTACCGCCCTGAGCCTCTACCGCGAATGTGCCTATCCTGGCGCGCGTCTTCGGCTGATTCGCGTGTTGGAGCGCTGTGCTGAATATCAACGGGCGATGGACCTGGCCGCCCACGCCGAGCAAGCCCCTGAAAGCGCCGCCGAGCATCAGCATCTATCGCGTGTGCTGCCCAGGCTGCGGCGCAAACTGGGCGGGCCGCCGATCAAGCGGCCAGCCCCTCGGGCCATGCAACGTCTGGAGTTGCAACTGCCCAGGCACGATCCGGCGTTATCGGTAGAGTCTTACGTTCAAGCACATCTGGCGGAGGAGTCGGCGCCAGTGCATTACGTCGAGAACAGCCTGATCAACTCACTGTTCGGGCTGCTGTGCTGGCCGGCAATCTTCGCACCGTTGCCGGGGGCGTTTTTTCACCCGTTCCAGCGCGGGCCGGTAGACCTGCTCAATGAAGACTTTCATGCGCGGCGCGCGGATCTGTTTCAGGCCTGCCTAGCCGAACTCGATGACGGGCGTTATGTGCACACTGTCCGCGAGCGTTACAGCGCCAAGTGGGGCGTGCAGTCGCCGTTCGTATTCTGGGGCGTACTGAGTGAGGAACTGCTGGAGCAGGCGCTCGATTGTCTGCCCGCCGAACACCTCAAGCACTGGTTCAATCGACTGTTGCTCGACATCAAGGCCAACCGCGCCGGCATGCCGGACCTGATCCAGTTTTGGCTGCAACACAAAACCTACCGGATGATCGAAGTCAAAGGCCCCGGCGATCGGTTGCAAGACAATCAATTGCGCTGGCTGGAATTCTGTCACGAGCACCAGATGCCGATCGCCGTGTGCTACGTGCAATGGGCGGAGCAGAGCGCGTGA
- a CDS encoding ATP-dependent DNA helicase encodes MSYSIAVRALCEFTAKVGDLDLRFTPSPTALEGIVGHRTVASRRSEGYQSEVALEGQYRTLTVKGRADGYDPAKNCLEEVKTYRGDLSKQPANHRQLHWAQAKIYGGLMCQKLQLEQINLALVYFDIVSEKETCLVEAFSAAELQRFFEHHCGLFLQWAEQEMAHREGRNLAAQQLAFPHADFRPGQRHLAESVFKAVSTGRCLMAQAPTGIGKTVGTLFPMLKALAPQQLDKVFFLTAKTPGRKLALDAAQVILDGAEAVPLRVLEMIARDKACEHPDKACHGESCPLAQGFYDRLPAARQAANQLSLLNQSALREVALQHALCPYYLSQEMARWADVVVADYNYYFDFSALLFGLAQVNNWKVAVLVDEAHNLVERGRQMYSASLDQATLTSVRKTAPLPLKRSLQRVNREWNALHDQQLSPYQAYDKAPEKLLQALSLCCASIGDYLNDHPQGLDSGLQNFYFDMLQFGRVAELFDEHFLFDISKRDLERKRNLSQLCLRNVVPAAFIRPRLTAARSTVLFSATLSPRHYYADLLGTPASTVWIDVESPFSAEQLQVHIVSQISTRYVHRQASLEPIVELIAKQFTQRPGNYLAFFSSFDYLQQVAQLLAERHPHITLWSQSRGMGEGPRQAFLDQFTVHSQGVGFAVLGGAFGEGIDLPGARLIGAFIATLGLAQLNPVNEQMKQRMAAIFGAGYDYTYLFPGVQKVVQAAGRVIRTQQDQGVVMLIDDRFGESKVKQLLPRWWSMKSALFQPAE; translated from the coding sequence GTGAGCTACAGCATTGCGGTTCGGGCGCTGTGTGAATTCACCGCCAAGGTCGGCGACCTCGACTTGCGCTTCACTCCGTCACCGACTGCGCTGGAAGGCATCGTCGGGCATCGCACCGTGGCGTCACGGCGCAGCGAGGGTTATCAGAGCGAGGTCGCGCTTGAGGGCCAGTATCGAACCTTGACGGTGAAGGGCCGGGCAGACGGCTACGATCCGGCGAAAAACTGCCTCGAAGAAGTCAAAACCTACCGTGGCGACCTGAGCAAGCAACCGGCCAACCATCGGCAACTGCACTGGGCACAGGCGAAAATCTACGGTGGGTTGATGTGCCAGAAACTGCAGTTGGAGCAGATTAATCTGGCGCTGGTGTACTTCGACATCGTCAGCGAAAAGGAAACCTGTCTGGTCGAGGCCTTCAGCGCCGCCGAATTGCAGCGGTTCTTCGAACACCACTGCGGGTTGTTCCTGCAGTGGGCCGAGCAGGAGATGGCCCATCGCGAAGGGCGTAATCTGGCGGCGCAACAGTTGGCATTTCCCCATGCCGATTTTCGTCCCGGGCAACGGCATCTGGCCGAATCGGTGTTCAAGGCGGTCAGCACCGGTCGGTGCCTGATGGCCCAGGCACCGACCGGTATCGGCAAGACCGTTGGCACACTGTTCCCGATGCTCAAGGCCCTGGCGCCGCAGCAACTGGACAAGGTGTTTTTCCTCACGGCGAAAACCCCGGGGCGCAAATTGGCGCTGGACGCCGCTCAGGTCATCCTCGACGGCGCCGAAGCTGTGCCCTTGCGAGTCCTCGAGATGATCGCCCGGGACAAGGCTTGCGAACACCCGGACAAGGCCTGCCATGGCGAGTCCTGCCCGTTAGCCCAGGGTTTTTATGATCGTCTGCCGGCCGCGCGTCAGGCCGCCAACCAATTGAGCCTGCTGAACCAGAGTGCCTTGCGCGAGGTTGCCCTGCAGCATGCGCTTTGCCCTTACTACCTGAGCCAGGAAATGGCCCGCTGGGCGGACGTGGTGGTCGCCGACTACAACTACTATTTCGACTTCAGCGCATTGCTGTTCGGGCTGGCCCAGGTCAATAACTGGAAAGTCGCGGTGCTGGTGGACGAAGCCCACAATCTGGTAGAGCGTGGCCGACAGATGTACAGCGCCAGCCTCGACCAGGCGACGTTGACCAGCGTGCGAAAAACCGCGCCTTTGCCACTGAAGAGATCTTTGCAGCGGGTCAATCGCGAATGGAATGCCCTGCATGATCAGCAACTCAGCCCCTATCAAGCCTACGACAAAGCCCCGGAAAAACTGCTTCAGGCGCTGTCCTTATGCTGCGCGAGTATTGGCGACTACCTGAACGATCACCCTCAGGGCCTGGACAGCGGGTTGCAGAATTTTTACTTCGACATGCTGCAATTCGGCCGGGTGGCTGAACTCTTTGATGAGCATTTCCTGTTCGACATCAGCAAACGCGACCTCGAGCGCAAGCGCAACCTGTCGCAACTGTGCCTGCGCAACGTGGTGCCCGCCGCTTTCATTCGTCCGCGCCTGACCGCTGCGCGTAGCACCGTGCTGTTTTCCGCCACCTTGAGCCCTCGGCATTACTACGCCGATTTGCTGGGAACACCGGCGAGTACCGTCTGGATCGATGTGGAATCGCCATTTAGCGCCGAACAGTTGCAAGTGCATATCGTCAGCCAGATTTCGACCCGCTATGTCCACCGTCAGGCGTCCCTTGAACCCATCGTCGAGCTGATCGCCAAACAATTCACTCAGCGCCCCGGTAACTACCTGGCGTTTTTCAGCAGCTTCGATTATTTGCAGCAAGTGGCCCAGTTGCTGGCCGAACGGCATCCACACATCACGCTCTGGTCACAGTCCCGGGGAATGGGGGAAGGGCCGCGTCAGGCATTTCTCGATCAATTCACCGTCCATAGTCAGGGCGTAGGGTTTGCAGTGCTGGGTGGAGCGTTTGGCGAAGGCATCGATTTACCCGGCGCGCGGTTGATTGGTGCTTTCATTGCCACCCTGGGGCTGGCGCAACTGAATCCGGTCAACGAACAGATGAAACAGCGCATGGCGGCGATTTTCGGTGCCGGTTATGACTACACCTACCTGTTTCCTGGCGTGCAGAAAGTCGTGCAAGCAGCGGGGCGGGTGATCCGCACTCAGCAAGATCAAGGGGTGGTGATGCTGATCGATGACCGATTTGGCGAGAGCAAGGTCAAGCAATTGCTGCCGCGCTGGTGGTCGATGAAATCAGCGCTTTTTCAACCTGCTGAGTAG
- a CDS encoding PAS domain-containing sensor histidine kinase has protein sequence MSDDRTRFNAIEEMRFRLLIDAVIDYAIYMIDPDGIITSWNAGAKRFKGYEEAEILGQHFSRFYTEEDCKAGLPQRALDTAIHDGRFEGEGWRVRKDGTHFWSHVIIDPILDPSGKLLGFAKITRDLTDRKMAEETLKQSEQQFRLLVQSVTDYAIYMLAPDGRLTNWNPGAQRIKGYRPEEVIGQHFSMFYTPEDRDAGEPQRALEIASREGRFENKAWRVRKDGTRFFAHVVIDPIWGDTGTLLGFAKITRDITEVTQAQQALEKTREALFQAQKMQAIGQLSGGIAHDFNNLLTVILGNLEVVRKRAVDDPRMTRLLDNATQGALRGVSLTQRMLAFARRQELKTESVEIPTLIQGITGLLRSSLGPAVSIETRFAPGLDPVMADVNQLELAVLNLATNARDAMPDGGKLVISAQTEEICDQARLSLAPGRYVCLSVTDIGEGMDDATLASAMDPFFTTKGVGKGTGLGLSMVHGFTEQLGGRFILKSQKDVGTTAELWLPVALANSTTEPAIEEPAMSRVPRLCVLVVDDDSLVLTSTSLLLEDLGHRVISAASGAQALELFDSEHDFDLVITDMIMPKMSGAQLAQAIRMIRPHLPIILATGYAERLEGFAARLPRLSKPFTQLNLVEVIALAMK, from the coding sequence ATGAGCGATGACCGGACCAGGTTCAATGCCATCGAGGAGATGCGCTTTCGTCTGCTGATCGATGCTGTGATCGACTACGCGATCTACATGATTGACCCCGATGGCATCATCACCAGTTGGAACGCTGGCGCCAAGCGTTTCAAAGGGTATGAGGAAGCGGAAATTCTCGGCCAGCATTTCTCGCGTTTTTATACCGAAGAGGACTGCAAGGCCGGTTTGCCTCAGCGCGCCCTTGATACCGCCATTCACGATGGACGTTTCGAGGGCGAAGGCTGGCGGGTTCGCAAGGACGGCACGCATTTCTGGTCCCACGTCATCATCGATCCGATTCTCGATCCGTCGGGCAAATTACTGGGTTTTGCCAAGATCACCCGGGATTTGACCGACCGCAAAATGGCCGAAGAAACCCTCAAACAAAGTGAGCAGCAGTTCCGGCTGCTGGTGCAAAGCGTCACCGACTATGCCATCTACATGCTCGCCCCGGATGGACGCCTGACCAACTGGAATCCGGGGGCTCAGCGAATCAAGGGCTACCGGCCCGAAGAAGTTATCGGCCAGCATTTCTCGATGTTTTATACCCCTGAAGACCGCGACGCCGGTGAACCGCAACGGGCGCTGGAGATTGCCTCGCGCGAGGGGCGATTCGAAAACAAGGCCTGGCGCGTGCGCAAGGACGGTACGCGTTTTTTTGCGCATGTCGTGATCGACCCGATTTGGGGCGACACCGGTACGCTACTGGGATTTGCCAAGATCACTCGGGACATTACCGAGGTGACACAAGCCCAGCAAGCGCTTGAAAAAACCCGCGAAGCGTTGTTTCAGGCGCAGAAAATGCAGGCCATCGGTCAACTCAGCGGAGGGATTGCCCACGACTTCAATAATCTGCTGACCGTTATCCTTGGCAATCTGGAAGTCGTTCGCAAACGTGCGGTGGACGACCCAAGAATGACCCGTTTGCTCGACAATGCCACTCAAGGCGCCTTGCGCGGCGTTTCCCTGACCCAGCGCATGCTGGCGTTTGCCAGGCGTCAGGAGCTCAAGACTGAATCCGTCGAAATCCCGACCCTGATACAAGGGATCACCGGGCTATTGCGCAGCTCTCTGGGGCCTGCGGTGAGTATAGAAACCCGCTTTGCACCTGGACTTGACCCGGTCATGGCCGACGTCAATCAGCTCGAACTGGCGGTTCTGAATCTGGCGACCAACGCCCGCGATGCCATGCCCGACGGTGGGAAACTTGTCATCAGTGCACAGACAGAAGAAATCTGCGATCAGGCAAGGTTATCCCTGGCGCCAGGCCGCTATGTCTGCCTGAGTGTCACGGATATAGGGGAGGGCATGGATGACGCTACCCTGGCGTCGGCAATGGACCCTTTCTTCACCACAAAAGGCGTCGGCAAAGGCACTGGCCTGGGGTTGTCGATGGTTCACGGGTTTACTGAACAACTGGGTGGACGCTTCATCCTCAAAAGCCAGAAGGACGTCGGTACCACTGCTGAACTCTGGTTACCCGTTGCGCTAGCCAACTCGACCACCGAACCCGCTATTGAAGAGCCCGCCATGTCGCGGGTACCTCGTCTGTGTGTGTTGGTCGTGGATGATGACAGCCTGGTGTTGACCAGTACCAGCCTGTTGCTTGAGGACCTGGGCCATCGGGTAATCAGTGCAGCGTCCGGTGCACAGGCGCTGGAACTGTTCGACAGCGAACACGACTTTGACCTAGTCATTACGGACATGATCATGCCCAAGATGAGTGGCGCGCAATTGGCACAGGCTATTCGGATGATAAGGCCACACCTGCCGATCATCCTCGCCACCGGTTATGCGGAGCGCCTGGAAGGCTTCGCAGCCAGACTTCCACGCCTGTCCAAGCCCTTTACCCAGCTTAATCTGGTGGAAGTCATTGCCTTGGCGATGAAGTGA
- a CDS encoding sodium:proton antiporter encodes MSFIVWMAVLGAVLLTLALTSSYLRWMPVTTSAVCLALGVAIGPAGLGLLKLNIKDAAFWMEHLTEVAVLFSLFVCGLKLRLPLKDRQWRVAFGLAGPVMILTIIGVCLMLHYGFALAWGPSLLIGAILAPTDPVLASLVQVNDARDYDSVRFGLSGEAGLNDGIAFPFVILGLLFVQQSGNSEAWLGEWALKSVLWAVPAGLFTGYWMGHGIGRLTLSMRIRNADSTISPNDYLTLALIALAYVAAEEIHGYGFLSVFAAGLGLRQAEVKSTGDALMPAEHLVQPVVGHQNVEPEAAVHGDVANLPETQVAAGIMMGDMLAFGSLVERAMEVFLVTLLGVVLVGHWDWRALVVALVLFCAIRPLCVWLVPWGRLLDSRQRLLIGWFGIRGIGSFYYLFYALNHDLGPAAATLCTDLTLSVVALSILAHGISTQPMLARYERRNQQDG; translated from the coding sequence ATGAGTTTCATCGTATGGATGGCGGTGTTGGGGGCGGTGCTGCTGACCTTGGCACTGACCTCGTCCTATTTACGCTGGATGCCGGTGACCACGTCAGCGGTGTGCCTGGCGCTGGGCGTGGCGATCGGCCCGGCGGGCCTGGGCTTGCTGAAGCTGAACATCAAGGACGCTGCGTTCTGGATGGAGCACCTGACGGAAGTCGCGGTGCTGTTTTCGCTGTTTGTCTGCGGGCTCAAATTGCGCCTGCCGCTCAAGGATCGCCAATGGCGGGTAGCGTTCGGCCTGGCGGGACCGGTGATGATCCTGACCATCATTGGCGTCTGCCTCATGCTGCATTACGGTTTTGCCCTGGCCTGGGGGCCATCGCTGCTGATCGGGGCGATTCTGGCCCCCACCGATCCGGTACTGGCCTCGCTGGTGCAAGTCAACGACGCCAGGGATTACGATTCGGTGCGCTTCGGGCTCTCCGGTGAGGCGGGCCTCAACGACGGCATCGCCTTCCCCTTCGTCATCCTCGGTTTGTTGTTTGTGCAACAGAGCGGCAATAGCGAGGCCTGGCTCGGTGAGTGGGCATTGAAAAGTGTGCTGTGGGCCGTGCCTGCCGGTTTGTTCACCGGTTACTGGATGGGCCACGGCATCGGTCGCTTGACCTTGTCGATGCGCATCCGCAATGCCGACAGCACTATTTCTCCCAACGATTATCTGACCCTGGCCCTGATCGCCCTCGCTTACGTCGCGGCCGAGGAGATTCATGGCTATGGCTTTTTGTCGGTATTCGCCGCCGGCCTCGGTTTGCGACAGGCCGAAGTCAAATCCACCGGCGACGCTCTGATGCCCGCCGAGCATCTGGTGCAACCGGTGGTCGGCCACCAGAACGTCGAACCTGAGGCCGCCGTCCATGGCGACGTGGCGAATCTGCCAGAAACCCAGGTGGCGGCGGGCATCATGATGGGCGACATGCTGGCATTCGGTAGCCTGGTTGAACGCGCCATGGAAGTCTTTCTCGTCACCCTGTTGGGCGTAGTGTTGGTGGGCCACTGGGATTGGCGAGCGTTGGTGGTTGCGCTGGTGTTGTTCTGTGCCATTCGTCCCTTGTGCGTATGGCTTGTGCCATGGGGGCGCTTGCTGGACAGCCGCCAGCGGCTATTGATTGGCTGGTTCGGGATTCGCGGCATCGGGAGTTTTTATTACCTGTTCTACGCTTTGAACCATGACCTCGGTCCGGCGGCGGCAACGCTATGTACCGACCTGACGTTGTCGGTGGTGGCGCTGAGCATTCTGGCGCATGGCATCAGTACTCAACCGATGCTTGCCCGATATGAGCGCCGCAATCAGCAGGACGGCTGA
- a CDS encoding Yip1 family protein translates to MSAPFVRLFTQPNFVWTDIRKEEEAHPRHYLAHLLLLALIPAVCLFIGTTYVGWSLVENETVRLTTTSALQLCGLLYLTIIVGVVLMGLFIRWMSRTFDSRPTVNQCIGFAAYAVTPFFLAGIAGLYPSRWLAITVLGAASLYSTFLLFVGLPIFMHERKEQGLLNAASVWGVGLLVLVTILVEMILLWSNYLRPEYLRVTGI, encoded by the coding sequence ATGTCCGCACCTTTCGTCAGGCTGTTCACTCAGCCCAATTTCGTCTGGACAGATATTCGCAAGGAAGAGGAAGCGCATCCGCGCCATTACCTCGCTCATTTGCTGTTGCTCGCCTTGATCCCTGCGGTATGTCTGTTCATCGGGACCACCTACGTCGGCTGGAGCCTGGTCGAGAACGAAACGGTCAGGCTCACCACCACCAGCGCCCTGCAACTCTGCGGGTTGCTGTACCTGACCATCATTGTCGGCGTGGTACTGATGGGGCTGTTCATCCGCTGGATGTCGCGCACCTTCGATTCACGCCCCACCGTCAATCAGTGCATCGGTTTTGCCGCTTATGCCGTGACCCCGTTCTTTCTCGCGGGTATCGCCGGGCTTTACCCGAGCCGCTGGCTGGCGATCACGGTGCTGGGGGCCGCCTCCCTCTATTCGACATTTCTGCTGTTCGTCGGTTTGCCGATCTTCATGCATGAGCGCAAGGAGCAAGGCCTGCTGAATGCGGCAAGCGTATGGGGCGTCGGGCTGTTGGTGCTGGTGACTATCCTGGTGGAAATGATTCTGCTCTGGTCCAACTACCTGAGACCTGAGTACCTGCGCGTGACCGGCATTTGA
- a CDS encoding CinA family protein, protein MSVSQMVVEYLRQHELRLTTAESCTAGKIVTLLTEVPGSGDLIESGYVVYSPEAKQRLLNVSPHTIKTFNLTSCEVAREMALGALLDSPANVAVATTGILGPEDVDGISAGTICFAWAYQTEQGKRVFAHQHRFFGSRSRVQLLAAEHALKRVSYFHQRALAAE, encoded by the coding sequence ATGAGCGTAAGCCAAATGGTCGTCGAATATTTGCGGCAACACGAGTTGCGACTGACGACTGCCGAGTCCTGTACCGCCGGAAAGATCGTGACCTTACTGACCGAAGTGCCAGGCAGTGGGGACTTGATCGAGAGCGGCTACGTGGTTTATTCACCCGAAGCGAAGCAACGGTTGCTCAATGTCAGCCCCCATACAATCAAGACGTTCAACCTGACCAGTTGCGAAGTGGCTCGCGAAATGGCCTTGGGCGCCTTGCTTGACAGCCCCGCCAACGTGGCCGTGGCCACCACCGGCATCCTGGGGCCGGAGGATGTCGACGGGATTTCTGCCGGGACCATCTGTTTTGCCTGGGCGTACCAGACTGAGCAAGGGAAGCGCGTGTTCGCACATCAGCATCGGTTTTTCGGGTCCCGTAGCCGGGTCCAGTTGCTGGCGGCAGAACATGCCTTGAAGCGGGTGTCGTATTTTCATCAACGTGCATTGGCCGCTGAATAA
- a CDS encoding SDR family oxidoreductase, whose translation MTDYPKPPFPKQSQPVPGVQTKMDPYPDCGEQSYQGSGRLEGKIALITGADSGIGRAVAIAFAREGADVVVAYLNETEDAQETARWVEQAGRQCLLLPGDVTQKAHCQALVDKTVERFGRIDILVNNAAFQMTHKNIEDIPDEEWVMTFDVNVTAMFRLCQAALKHMKPGSSIINTSSINSDMPKPTLLAYATTKGAIANFTAGLAQMLGPKNIRVNSVAPGPIWTPLIVSTMPEEDVQNFGSQTPLGRPGQPVEVAPIYVLLASDEASYITGQRYGVTGGKPML comes from the coding sequence ATGACTGACTATCCAAAACCACCCTTCCCGAAACAAAGCCAGCCAGTCCCCGGGGTACAAACGAAAATGGACCCTTACCCGGATTGTGGTGAGCAGAGCTACCAAGGTTCGGGTCGGCTGGAGGGCAAGATCGCCCTGATCACCGGTGCCGACAGCGGCATCGGCCGTGCGGTGGCGATTGCATTCGCCCGGGAAGGCGCGGATGTGGTGGTTGCCTATCTGAATGAAACGGAAGATGCGCAGGAAACCGCGCGCTGGGTCGAACAGGCCGGTCGTCAATGCCTGCTGCTGCCCGGCGATGTGACGCAGAAAGCGCACTGTCAGGCGCTGGTGGACAAAACGGTCGAGCGCTTTGGCCGGATCGACATTCTGGTCAACAACGCCGCCTTCCAGATGACCCACAAAAACATCGAAGACATCCCGGACGAAGAATGGGTAATGACCTTCGATGTCAACGTCACGGCCATGTTCAGGCTCTGTCAGGCTGCGCTGAAGCACATGAAGCCAGGCAGTTCGATCATCAACACCAGTTCGATCAACTCCGACATGCCCAAGCCGACATTGCTGGCCTACGCGACCACCAAGGGCGCGATTGCCAACTTCACCGCCGGCCTGGCGCAAATGCTGGGGCCAAAGAACATCCGGGTAAACAGCGTGGCACCGGGGCCGATCTGGACGCCATTGATCGTCTCGACCATGCCCGAGGAAGACGTGCAGAACTTCGGATCGCAAACCCCGCTCGGCCGTCCCGGCCAACCGGTGGAAGTCGCACCGATCTATGTGCTGCTGGCCTCGGATGAAGCCAGCTACATCACCGGGCAACGGTACGGTGTCACGGGCGGCAAGCCGATGCTCTGA